A genomic region of Oncorhynchus mykiss isolate Arlee chromosome 2, USDA_OmykA_1.1, whole genome shotgun sequence contains the following coding sequences:
- the LOC110489609 gene encoding teashirt homolog 1, producing MPRRKQQEPRRSAAYSPEDEFKAGAVDEEHLQDDGLSLNGEDTAYLCNEEEDGGQPPSYRASPLSNGTNPDAGYGSPLSDASDRLTDYKSTSSRDGHEREEAPLPSGLNNGLSLRDSLAQMKAVYANLISDASWSSIAMDIMKATPATAGAIPIPTATSPTTTTTHNNNHSENSNASSHHHNGRRSTATANHQTSSGSGSSNGTVATSISSNSGTSSGGGSASNGGAVAYDWHQAALAKTFQHTPYQLLPEPSLFSTVQLYRQNNKLYGSVFTGASKFRCKDCSGAYDTLVGLTVHMNESGHYRDDNKDKEEERGKRWSKPRKRSLMEMEGKEDAQKVLKCMYCGHSFESLQDLSVHMIKTKHYQKVPLKEPVPALVTKPMPSAKKRALQDALVSPCSPDSVHGSGGHMPQGDVGKDPKSTTNPYVTPNNRYGYQNGASYTWQFEARKAQILKCMECGSSHDTLQQLTAHMMVTGHFLKVTNSASKKGKQLVFDSVVEEKIQSIPLPPTTTRLPVPSVKSQPVSPALSCGSDEKREPEDERMEASEPREKKIKEEKEEPGEKTEVNAGSYKYLTEEDLEEAPKGGLDILKSLENTVSSAISKAQTGTPQWGGGYPSIHAAYQLQGHMKHAALHSSVQSVQIQPVFNSGLRGLVNQDSGSVSHSPRSPASPPSLRSNVTAMEELVEKVTRKAVAAAVKKEKEEKMVSLDRHRHSSSIKSPSPVLKEQRDHQSGPNDLTVGKPLVRNSSPGNLESELVCKKEPKESLVDNHHSHSKNGPETRQSPITNGTNSLGIITDHSPERPFINPLSALQSIMNNHLGKASKPVSPAGDPLAMLYKISNSVMEKPAFNQTQAKQAEPINRYYQYENNDQPMDLRKSKNSNSNNSNSNSSTGINSNSSINGNKPIMSSLSLSDISSPLRENALMDISDMVKNLTGRLTPKSSAPSSISEKSDADGSAFEDALEDLSPVQKRKGRQSNWNPQHLLILQAQFCSSLRETPEGRYAMTDLGPQERVHICKFTGLSMTTISHWLANVKYQLRRTGGTKFLKNMDSCQPVFLCGDCASQFRTASAYIGHLESHLGFSLKDLSKLSNEHLREQQAASKVITDKITFGSTLASLTSPDDDTGSVYQCRLCNRTFVSKHAVKLHLSKTHGKSPEDHLVFVTALEKLEK from the coding sequence CTTACTCACCAGAGGACGAGTTTAAGGCTGGAGCAGTCGATGAGGAACACCTGCAGGATGACGGGCTGTCACTGAACGGGGAGGACACTGCGTACCTTTGCAAcgaggaagaggatggaggaCAGCCGCCCAGCTACCGGGCCTCTCCACTCAGTAATGGCACCAACCCAGACGCTGGCTACGGCTCCCCGCTCAGCGATGCCAGTGACCGGCTCACAGActacaagagcacctcctccagggaTGGCCATGAGAGGGAGGAAGCCCCCCTCCCTTCTGGACTGAACAATGGCCTCTCACTGAGGGACAGCCTGGCTCAGATGAAAGCTGTCTATGCAAACCTGATCTCAGATGCCTCCTGGTCCAGCATTGCCATGGACATCATGAAAGCCACGCCTGCTACTGCTGGCGCCATCCCCATCCCCACCGCCACCAgccccaccactaccaccacacacaacaacaaccacagtgaGAACAGCAATGCTAGCAGCCACCACCACAATGGGAGAAGAAGTACGGCCACCGCCAACCACCAAACAAGCAGTGGCAGTGGCAGCTCTAACGGCACCGTGGCTACCTCCATCAGTAGCAACAGTGGCACCAGCAGTGGCGGTGGCAGTGCTAGTAACGGTGGGGCTGTGGCCTATGACTGGCACCAGGCAGCCTTGGCTAAGACCTTCCAGCATACCCCTTACCAACTGCTGCCTGAGCCCAGCCTGTTCAGCACGGTACAGCTCTACCGCCAGAACAACAAGCTCTACGGCTCAGTCTTCACCGGCGCCAGCAAGTTCCGCTGCAAAGACTGCAGCGGCGCCTACGACACGCTGGTGGGGCTCACGGTCCACATGAACGAGTCGGGCCACTACCGTGACGACAACAAGGACAAGGAGGAAGAGCGGGGCAAGCGCTGGTCCAAGCCCCGCAAGCGCTCCCTGATGGAGATGGAGGGCAAAGAGGACGCTCAGAAGGTGCTCAAGTGCATGTACTGCGGCCACTCCTTTGAGTCTCTGCAGGACCTGAGCGTCCACATGATCAAGACCAAGCATTACCAGAAAGTGCCCCTCAAAGAACCAGTGCCTGCCCTGGTCACTAAACCGATGCCCTCTGCCAAAAAAAGAGCCCTCCAGGACGCCCTAGTATCCCCATGCTCCCCAGACTCTGTCCATGGTAGCGGTGGCCACATGCCCCAAGGGGACGTTGGGAAAGACCCCAAGTCCACGACAAACCCCTATGTCACACCCAACAACCGCTACGGCTATCAGAACGGTGCCAGCTACACTTGGCAGTTTGAGGCTCGCAAGGCCCAGATCCTGAAGTGTATGGAGTGCGGGAGCTCCCACGATACACTGCAGCAGCTGACTGCCCACATGATGGTCACAGGCCACTTCCTCAAGGTCACCAACTCCGCCTCAAAAAAGGGCAAGCAGCTAGTGTTTGACTCAGTGGTGGAGGAGAAGATCCAATCCATCCCTctgccacccaccaccaccaggcttcCCGTCCCCAGCGTCAAATCTCAGCCTGTCTCCCCTGCACTCTCCTGCGGCTCTGACGAAAAGAGAGAACCGGAAGACGAGAGGATGGAGGCAAGTGAACCCAGGGAGAAAAAGatcaaagaggagaaggaagagccAGGTGAGAAGACTGAGGTGAACGCTGGGTCGTATAAATATCTGACAGAGGAGGACCTGGAGGAGGCTCCTAAAGGAGGTTTGGACATCCTCAAGTCCCTGGAGAACACTGTGTCCAGTGCCATCAGCAAGGCCCAGACGGGCACGCCCCAGTGGGGTGGTGGCTACCCCAGCATCCACGCTGCTTACCAGCTCCAGGGCCACATGAAACATGCAGCACTGCACTCCTCGGTCCAGAGTGTGCAGATCCAGCCGGTGTTCAACAGCGGGCTCCGCGGCCTGGTGAACCAGGACTCAGGCTCAGTGAGCCACTCCCCCAGGAGCCCTGCATCTCCGCCCTCTCTCAGGAGCAATGTTACTGCCATGGAAGAGCTGGTGGAGAAGGTCACAAGGaaagctgttgctgctgctgtgaagaaagagaaagaggagaagatggtCAGCTTGGACCGCCACAGGCATTCATCCTCCATCAAGTCGCCGTCTCCTGTACTGAAAGAGCAGAGGGACCACCAATCAGGGCCCAATGACCTCACTGTCGGGAAGCCCCTCGTGAGGAACAGCAGCCCTGGAAATTTAGAGTCGGAGCTGGTCTGCAAAAAGGAGCCCAAAGAGAGCCTGGTAGACAACCACCACAGCCATTCAAAGAACGGCCCAGAGACTCGCCAGTCACCCATCACCAACGGCACCAACAGCTTGGGCATCATCACCGATCACTCACCAGAGAGGCCTTTCATCAACCCCCTCAGCGCACTTCAGTCAATCATGAACAACCACCTGGGCAAGGCATCCAAGCCCGTCAGCCCCGCGGGCGACCCGCTGGCCATGCTCTACAAGATCAGCAACAGCGTGATGGAGAAACCGGCCTTCAACCAGACTCAAGCCAAGCAAGCCGAGCCCATCAACCGCTACTATCAGTACGAGAACAACGACCAGCCTATGGACCTGAGGAAGTCCaaaaacagcaacagcaacaacagcaacagcaacagcagcactggcatcaacagtaacagcagcataaATGGTAACAAACCCATAATGTCaagcctgtctctgtctgacatTTCTTCTCCTCTGAGAGAGAATGCTTTGATGGACATCTCAGACATGGTGAAGAACCTTACAGGCAGGCTGACACCCAAGTCCTCCGCCCCGTCATCCATCTCCGAGAAGTCGGACGCAGACGGCAGTGCGTTCGAGGATGCTCTGGAGGACCTCTCCCCGGTCCAGAAGAGGAAAGGGCGGCAGTCCAACTGGAACCCCCAgcacctcctcatcctccaggCTCAGTTCTGCTCTAGCCTGCGGGAGACCCCGGAGGGCCGCTACGCCATGACGGACCTCGGCCCCCAAGAGCGGGTTCACATCTGCAAGTTCACAGGCCTCTCCATGACCACCATCTCTCACTGGCTGGCCAACGTCAAGTACCAGCTCCGGCGGACTGGCGGGACCAAGTTCCTGAAGAACATGGACTCCTGCCAGCCTGTGTTCCTCTGCGGTGACTGTGCCTCGCAGTTCAGGACTGCGTCCGCCTACATCGGCCACCTGGAGTCTCACCTGGGCTTCAGCTTGAAGGACCTGTCCAAGCTGTCCAATGAGCACCTACGGGAGCAGCAGGCTGCCTCCAAGGTGATCACAGACAAAATTACTTTTGGCAGCACCCTGGCATCCCTGACCTCACCAGACGACGACACTGGCTCAGTTTACCAGTGCAGGCTTTGCAATCGGACATTCGTCAGCAAGCACGCAGTCAAACTGCACCTCAGCAAGACCCATGGCAAGTCACCAGAAGATCACCTGGTGTTCGTCACTGCTCTTGAGAAACTGGAGAAGTAG